A window of the Lactuca sativa cultivar Salinas chromosome 7, Lsat_Salinas_v11, whole genome shotgun sequence genome harbors these coding sequences:
- the LOC111877820 gene encoding cucumber peeling cupredoxin, whose amino-acid sequence MGNFNMNLVVFMAIMVASMQLQGTAAQTRHVVGDALGWTILSGGAAAYTTWASLQTFTVGDVLVFNFTNGDHDVAEVSAAAYGPCTATNPISLVTTGPASLTLTTAGTHYYICTFASHCQLGQKLTINVSADASTTPPSATPTTPASPPTTIPTPPLSAPTTPASPPTISPTTPDVPCPPTSSPSSSPSSPPTVVTSDRITPVPPPSGGAPSFSAMVPSSFLIIGLAFLNY is encoded by the coding sequence ATGGGAAACTTTAATATGAATTTAGTGGTGTTCATGGCTATAATGGTTGCATCCATGCAGCTTCAGGGCACTGCAGCCCAGACAAGGCATGTCGTTGGCGACGCCTTGGGATGGACCATTCTTTCCGGTGGGGCCGCTGCTTACACCACTTGGGCGTCACTTCAAACATTCACCGTCGGTGACGTTCTCGTCTTTAACTTCACCAACGGAGATCACGATGTTGCAGAGGTCTCAGCGGCGGCGTACGGCCCATGCACAGCCACCAATCCCATCTCCCTTGTAACCACTGGCCCTGCCTCCCTTACCTTGACCACCGCCGGCACCCACTATTACATCTGCACGTTTGCAAGCCACTGCCAACTTGGTCAGAAGTTAACCATTAACGTCTCCGCCGACGCCTCTACTACACCTCCATCAGCAACACCCACAACACCGGCGTCTCCACCAACCACCATCCCTACACCTCCGTTATCAGCACCCACAACACCGGCATCTCCACCGACAATCTCCCCGACAACACCCGATGTTCCCTGTCCTCCTACCTCATCTCCAAGCTCCAGCCCATCATCACCACCAACCGTCGTAACCTCCGACAGGATCACTCCGGTTCCACCACCTAGTGGAGGAGCTCCATCTTTCTCCGCCATGGTACCTTCCAGTTTCTTGATAATTGGCTTGGCTTTCTTGAACTATTAA